One Nostoc punctiforme PCC 73102 DNA window includes the following coding sequences:
- the uvrB gene encoding excinuclease ABC subunit UvrB — protein sequence MTEFCLQAPFSPTGDQPQAIAQLTASIQSGNRYQTLLGATGTGKTFSVAAVIEKIGKPTLVLAHNKTLAAQLCNELRDFFPNNAVEYFVSYYDYYQPEAYIPVTDTYIEKTAAINDEIDMLRHSATRSLFERRDVIVVASISCIYGLGMPAEYLKAAIPLQIGMEVNQRQILRDLANVQYSRNDIEMGRGKFRVRGDVLEIGPAYEDRIIRVEFFGDEIDAIRYIDPVTGEILKSLEAVNIYPARHFVTPEERLEVACHDIAAELKQQKLDLEQAGKLLEAQRIDQRTRYDLEMLREVGYCNGVENYSRHLAGRQAGDPPECLIDYFPKDWLLIIDESHVTVPQIRGMYNGDQARKKVLIEHGFRLPSAADNRPLKAEEFWQKVNQCIFVSATPGTWEIEVSEDHVIEQVIRPTGVVDPEISVRPTEGQIDDLLGEIKDRADRHERVLITTLTKRMAEDLTEYLQDRSIRVRYLHSEITSIERIEILQNLREGKFDVLVGVNLLREGLDLPEVSLVAIMDADKEGFLRTERSLIQTIGRAARHVQGQAILYADNMTGSMIKAIDETDRRRGIQTAHNRLHGITPQPIVKKSSNAILAFLDVSRRLNATDLKVVDEHIDELPLEQIPGLITLLEAQMKEAAKKLEFEEAGKLRDRIKHLRDKMLGR from the coding sequence ATGACAGAATTTTGTCTTCAAGCTCCCTTTAGTCCCACAGGCGATCAACCACAAGCGATCGCACAACTTACTGCTAGTATCCAGTCAGGCAATCGTTACCAAACTTTACTAGGAGCCACTGGAACTGGCAAGACATTTTCGGTAGCAGCAGTTATTGAGAAAATTGGTAAGCCTACCTTAGTTCTGGCGCATAACAAAACCTTGGCTGCACAGCTTTGTAACGAGTTGCGGGATTTCTTCCCCAACAACGCAGTGGAGTATTTTGTCAGCTACTACGATTACTATCAGCCAGAAGCGTATATTCCCGTTACGGATACTTATATTGAAAAAACGGCAGCAATTAATGATGAAATAGATATGTTGCGGCATTCAGCGACGCGATCGCTGTTTGAACGTCGTGATGTCATTGTCGTTGCTTCCATTAGCTGCATCTACGGTTTAGGAATGCCAGCAGAATATCTCAAAGCTGCCATCCCTCTCCAGATAGGTATGGAAGTAAATCAGCGCCAAATTTTACGGGATTTGGCAAATGTTCAATATAGCCGCAACGACATAGAAATGGGCCGGGGAAAATTTCGTGTCCGTGGTGATGTCTTAGAAATTGGCCCAGCTTATGAAGACCGAATTATTCGCGTCGAATTTTTTGGCGATGAAATAGACGCGATTCGCTACATTGACCCGGTGACAGGTGAAATTCTCAAGAGCTTGGAAGCAGTGAATATCTACCCGGCACGTCACTTTGTCACCCCAGAAGAACGGTTAGAAGTAGCTTGTCATGACATCGCCGCAGAATTAAAACAGCAAAAACTAGACTTAGAACAAGCTGGGAAACTATTAGAAGCGCAACGCATAGATCAACGTACACGCTATGACCTAGAAATGCTACGCGAAGTAGGTTACTGCAACGGCGTTGAAAACTATTCTCGTCATTTAGCAGGAAGGCAAGCTGGAGATCCACCCGAATGTTTAATTGATTATTTTCCTAAAGATTGGCTATTAATTATCGATGAATCTCACGTTACCGTACCCCAAATTCGAGGTATGTATAACGGCGATCAAGCGAGAAAAAAAGTTTTAATTGAACATGGATTTCGGCTTCCTAGCGCTGCTGATAACCGTCCTTTGAAAGCTGAAGAATTTTGGCAAAAGGTTAATCAGTGTATTTTTGTTTCCGCAACTCCCGGAACTTGGGAAATAGAAGTTTCTGAAGACCATGTAATTGAGCAAGTAATTCGGCCAACTGGGGTGGTTGATCCAGAAATTTCTGTGCGTCCTACAGAAGGACAAATTGATGATTTGTTAGGCGAAATTAAAGATAGAGCTGACCGCCATGAACGAGTGTTAATTACCACATTAACCAAACGGATGGCGGAAGATTTAACCGAATATTTACAAGACCGCAGTATAAGGGTACGGTATTTACATTCCGAGATTACTTCTATTGAGCGCATTGAGATTTTGCAGAACTTGCGCGAAGGGAAATTTGATGTATTAGTAGGTGTGAACTTGCTGCGGGAAGGCTTGGATTTACCCGAAGTTTCCTTAGTAGCAATTATGGATGCAGATAAAGAAGGTTTCCTGCGAACCGAACGTTCCTTAATTCAAACTATTGGTAGAGCCGCGCGTCACGTCCAAGGACAAGCGATTTTGTATGCCGATAATATGACAGGTAGCATGATTAAAGCTATTGATGAAACAGATAGACGGCGTGGTATTCAAACAGCACATAATCGACTGCATGGGATTACACCACAACCAATTGTCAAAAAATCAAGTAATGCGATTTTGGCTTTTTTAGATGTATCTCGGCGGTTAAATGCAACTGACTTGAAAGTTGTAGATGAACATATAGATGAACTGCCATTAGAACAGATTCCAGGGTTGATTACTCTGTTAGAAGCGCAGATGAAAGAGGCGGCGAAAAAACTGGAATTTGAAGAGGCGGGTAAATTGCGCGATCGCATTAAACATCTGCGGGATAAAATGCTAGGACGTTAA
- a CDS encoding DUF1330 domain-containing protein, whose protein sequence is MAVYLIADVKVTDDAWISDYATNVHDIVHNHGGKYLSRSGNITTIEGEELGTTLLALLEFPSAEAVQAFVNDPAYAKYRQARQAGSISRFHIIDDTDAAGTIPYLPKG, encoded by the coding sequence ATGGCTGTATATTTAATTGCAGACGTTAAAGTTACCGATGATGCCTGGATTTCGGACTACGCAACAAATGTCCACGATATCGTACATAATCATGGAGGGAAATACCTTTCCCGCAGTGGCAATATTACGACTATTGAAGGCGAGGAATTAGGAACAACATTGCTTGCTTTGTTGGAATTTCCTTCTGCGGAAGCAGTGCAAGCGTTTGTTAACGATCCAGCCTATGCAAAATATCGTCAAGCTCGCCAGGCTGGTAGTATCAGCAGGTTCCATATAATCGACGACACCGATGCTGCCGGAACCATACCGTATTTACCAAAAGGTTAA
- a CDS encoding rhomboid family intramembrane serine protease yields the protein MVPISDNNPTKITPYVTYGLIAANVLAFLYEASLPPQALNGFLHLAAVVPRELTLSFGGISIHQPVPEWATLITSQFLHGGFLHLAGNMLFLWIFGNNVEDKLGHAKYLLFYLSCGVLAALTQWFFAQDSSIPSLGASGAIAGILGAYILRFPNAEVLGIVPLGIFFPTFRVPAYFFLGFWFLEQAFYGLASLETRTNIGMESGGIAYWAHAGGFIFGAILGPLLGLFNDKSQEESWYK from the coding sequence GTGGTTCCAATTAGCGATAATAATCCCACAAAAATCACGCCTTATGTAACTTATGGGTTGATTGCTGCCAACGTCCTCGCTTTTCTTTATGAAGCAAGTCTTCCCCCACAAGCATTAAATGGATTTTTACACCTTGCGGCTGTAGTTCCACGAGAACTCACCCTAAGCTTTGGTGGTATCTCCATACATCAACCAGTACCAGAATGGGCAACTTTGATTACCTCGCAATTCTTGCATGGTGGTTTCTTGCACTTAGCAGGTAATATGCTGTTCCTCTGGATTTTTGGTAACAACGTTGAAGATAAATTAGGTCATGCCAAATATTTACTGTTTTATTTATCTTGCGGTGTTTTGGCAGCATTAACACAGTGGTTCTTCGCTCAAGATTCTAGCATTCCATCTTTGGGTGCGAGTGGTGCGATCGCAGGCATTCTAGGAGCATATATTCTCCGCTTTCCCAACGCCGAAGTTCTCGGCATAGTGCCTTTAGGAATTTTCTTCCCAACTTTCCGTGTCCCGGCATATTTCTTTTTGGGATTCTGGTTTCTCGAACAAGCTTTCTACGGGCTTGCTAGTCTCGAAACACGTACCAACATCGGTATGGAAAGCGGCGGTATTGCTTACTGGGCCCATGCCGGTGGGTTTATCTTTGGGGCAATTCTCGGCCCTCTGTTAGGTTTGTTTAACGATAAATCACAGGAAGAATCTTGGTATAAGTGA
- a CDS encoding tetratricopeptide repeat protein has translation MFFSNSQENQLQRWNETIRNQPENPNAYIRRGMVNFQLAKIDESIKDFDIAEELDSRIKPYLWQRGLSYYYAERFAEGTEQFEIDLTVNAQDVEETVWRYLCIARSLGVEEVRKSLLTVKNDPRRIMQRVYDLYAGDCTPDDVLTVGQSEGIKGNFYSHLYLGLYYEVENNIGLAQEYIVKAADNYKIDDYMWYLAQVHKILRGWI, from the coding sequence ATGTTTTTTTCAAATTCTCAGGAAAATCAACTCCAGCGCTGGAACGAAACCATTCGCAATCAGCCAGAAAATCCTAACGCTTACATTCGTCGGGGTATGGTTAACTTTCAATTGGCGAAAATTGATGAATCTATTAAAGATTTTGATATAGCAGAGGAACTGGATAGCCGTATTAAACCCTACCTCTGGCAACGTGGGTTATCCTATTATTATGCAGAAAGATTTGCTGAGGGTACTGAACAATTTGAAATAGATTTGACTGTGAATGCTCAAGATGTAGAAGAAACAGTATGGCGATATCTCTGCATAGCTCGTTCGTTAGGTGTTGAAGAGGTACGTAAATCTTTACTAACTGTGAAAAATGACCCTCGACGCATTATGCAGCGCGTATATGATTTGTATGCGGGAGATTGTACACCAGATGATGTTTTAACTGTTGGTCAATCAGAAGGGATAAAGGGAAATTTTTACAGTCATCTTTACTTGGGATTATATTATGAAGTCGAGAATAATATTGGTTTAGCTCAGGAATATATAGTTAAAGCTGCTGATAATTACAAGATCGATGATTATATGTGGTATTTAGCACAGGTACATAAAATACTGCGAGGATGGATATAG
- a CDS encoding rhomboid family intramembrane serine protease: MFPLYDENPTRITPYFTYGLIGINIVVFLHEVSLSNAQLSQFLSQYAVVPQELTTNLNGEWITLFTSQFLHGGWWHLISNMLFLWVFGNNIEDRLGHAKYLIFYLACGALAALCQWFIGMNSEIPSLGASGAISGVLGAYIIRFPHAKVMTLVFLGIFITTIRIPALVIIGLFFVQNVISGLATLQTAAHMTVQTGGVAYWAHIGGFVFGVILAPVFGLFRQD; this comes from the coding sequence GTGTTTCCCCTCTACGACGAAAATCCGACGCGAATCACCCCGTATTTCACCTACGGGTTAATTGGCATAAATATTGTAGTTTTTCTTCACGAGGTGAGCCTGTCAAATGCACAATTGAGTCAGTTTTTAAGTCAATATGCGGTAGTACCTCAAGAGTTAACCACCAATTTGAATGGAGAGTGGATAACATTATTTACGTCGCAATTTTTACACGGTGGTTGGTGGCACTTAATCTCAAATATGTTGTTCCTCTGGGTTTTTGGCAACAATATTGAAGATCGATTAGGTCATGCCAAATATCTGATTTTTTATTTGGCATGTGGTGCTTTAGCTGCCTTGTGTCAATGGTTCATTGGTATGAATTCTGAGATTCCTTCCTTGGGGGCAAGTGGTGCAATTTCTGGGGTTTTGGGTGCGTACATCATCCGCTTTCCCCACGCTAAAGTCATGACTTTAGTTTTTTTGGGGATTTTCATCACCACCATCAGAATTCCAGCACTAGTGATAATTGGACTTTTCTTTGTGCAGAATGTTATATCTGGTCTTGCTACCTTACAAACAGCTGCTCACATGACTGTACAAACAGGTGGAGTTGCTTACTGGGCGCATATCGGGGGTTTTGTTTTTGGGGTAATTCTCGCTCCCGTGTTTGGGTTGTTTAGGCAGGACTAA
- a CDS encoding Uma2 family endonuclease yields MLTNIRLISVQEYHKMAEMGIFHPEERLELIAGQIIRMSAKGTAHESAITRTERLLRQRLGDKVLLRIQSPVQLDDYSEPEPDISVVNLNPLDYEDRHPNASEVFLLIEIADSSLKYDREVKAIAYSKSGIIEYWILDVNGRKLYMYRLPSPDGYHSESILAEDVTISPLAFPDCAIAIRELLRKI; encoded by the coding sequence ATGCTCACCAATATTCGCCTAATTAGTGTTCAAGAATATCACAAAATGGCGGAAATGGGGATTTTTCATCCTGAAGAACGCTTAGAATTAATCGCGGGACAAATCATCAGAATGTCAGCAAAAGGAACTGCTCACGAATCAGCAATTACCCGCACAGAAAGGTTATTACGTCAACGATTAGGGGACAAAGTTTTATTAAGAATCCAGTCACCAGTCCAACTTGATGATTACTCAGAACCAGAACCAGATATTTCAGTGGTGAACCTGAATCCATTAGATTATGAGGATCGCCATCCCAATGCTTCCGAAGTATTTTTACTGATTGAAATAGCTGATTCCAGTCTCAAATACGATCGAGAAGTAAAAGCGATTGCATACTCCAAGTCAGGTATTATTGAGTACTGGATTTTAGATGTGAATGGACGCAAGTTGTATATGTATCGTCTCCCAAGTCCAGACGGATATCACAGTGAGAGCATACTTGCAGAGGATGTGACAATTTCACCTTTAGCTTTTCCTGATTGTGCGATCGCTATTCGGGAATTGTTGCGAAAAATCTAG
- a CDS encoding SDR family oxidoreductase, translating to MSDAYGGLSLRWTLRGKKALITGATKGIGLAVANEFLSLGAEVIIVARNSQDVDQQLIIWRELGLPAYGITADVATAEGRQAIFEQVGKTWDKLDILVNNVGTNISKKVLDYTAAEYQFIIQTNQISIFEMCRLFYPLLQNRENSSIVNISSVAGLVSNRTGAPYGMTKAAINQLTRSLSVEWACDQIRVNTVAPWAIRTPLTESVLDNQDFLKLVLSQTPMGRVGQPEEVAGLVAFLCMPAASFITGQCITVDGGFLAFGF from the coding sequence ATGAGTGATGCCTACGGTGGGCTAAGTCTACGCTGGACACTGAGAGGAAAGAAAGCACTGATTACAGGTGCTACCAAAGGCATTGGACTAGCTGTTGCCAATGAGTTCTTATCTCTAGGTGCAGAAGTCATAATTGTGGCACGGAATTCTCAAGATGTTGACCAACAACTAATTATCTGGCGAGAATTAGGATTACCTGCTTATGGAATTACGGCAGATGTTGCAACTGCTGAGGGGCGACAAGCCATTTTTGAGCAGGTTGGCAAAACCTGGGATAAATTAGACATCCTGGTTAATAATGTGGGAACCAATATCAGCAAAAAAGTACTAGACTACACGGCTGCTGAATATCAGTTCATCATCCAGACGAACCAGATATCAATTTTTGAGATGTGCCGTCTGTTTTACCCTCTACTGCAAAATAGGGAAAATAGCAGCATTGTGAATATAAGTTCTGTGGCGGGTTTAGTCTCAAACCGTACAGGCGCTCCTTATGGTATGACTAAAGCGGCTATAAATCAATTGACGCGATCGCTATCAGTTGAATGGGCTTGCGATCAAATTAGGGTAAATACCGTAGCACCTTGGGCTATTCGCACTCCTCTAACCGAGTCTGTACTCGATAACCAAGATTTTCTCAAATTAGTTCTGTCCCAAACACCTATGGGAAGAGTTGGTCAACCAGAAGAAGTAGCGGGTTTAGTAGCATTTCTTTGTATGCCTGCGGCATCTTTCATCACTGGACAATGTATCACTGTCGATGGTGGTTTTTTGGCTTTCGGTTTTTAA
- a CDS encoding Uma2 family endonuclease, with amino-acid sequence MVALPDRILMSAEEYLVWESTQEERYEYWDGEVVMMSGATRNHNRISANFFKLLDDALADVYDGLRLRTCEVYIVDVKVQLEPGQKYFYPDVVVTCDERDRDPQLVQFPCLIIEVLSPSTEAADRGKKFAKYRQSPTLQEYVLVQIAQPGVEVFRRNEQGKWVLSEYNLDEILRLESVDVEIAIIDLYRQVQFESEATEN; translated from the coding sequence ATGGTTGCTTTACCCGATCGCATTTTGATGAGTGCAGAGGAATATCTGGTTTGGGAATCCACCCAAGAGGAACGTTACGAGTATTGGGATGGCGAAGTTGTGATGATGAGTGGTGCTACACGCAACCATAATCGGATTTCTGCAAATTTCTTTAAGCTTCTAGATGATGCCCTAGCCGATGTCTACGACGGGCTACGCCTACGCACCTGTGAAGTATACATTGTAGATGTGAAAGTGCAGTTAGAACCGGGGCAAAAGTATTTTTATCCAGATGTGGTGGTGACTTGCGATGAACGCGATCGCGATCCACAATTAGTACAATTTCCCTGCTTAATTATCGAAGTGCTATCACCTTCAACAGAAGCAGCCGATAGGGGGAAGAAGTTTGCTAAATATCGCCAATCTCCAACCTTGCAAGAATATGTCTTAGTACAAATAGCTCAACCGGGTGTAGAAGTGTTTCGGCGCAACGAACAGGGTAAATGGGTGCTGTCGGAGTATAATTTGGATGAAATATTGCGGCTAGAATCGGTGGATGTAGAAATAGCAATAATCGATTTGTACAGACAAGTGCAGTTTGAAAGCGAAGCCACTGAAAATTAA